A stretch of DNA from Spirosoma endbachense:
ATAACACCATTTCGGCTAGGTTTCAAAATCCGAAAAAGGCCGCTTTGACCGGCAATGTTGGCAATTTGTTTTAATGCTTCCATAGATACTTTGTAAAATTGTAACGCCTGTTTAGGCCGACGTATTGCCTTTTTTAGTGGGTAATTAGGTTAAATGATAATTAAGAATCTGGATTGATGAAGTTAATTTGGTTAGTCCAGTTCCCTTACCTATTTCCTATACTCCTGGTTCAGCGGCCTGATAAAGGACAGGATTTCCTCACGCCCGGCAGCCGTAACAGCAGAGGTAACAAAAAACTGGGGAGCTTCTTCCCATGTTTCCAGCAATTTAGCCCGATAGGTATCCAGCGTTGCCTGCAACTTGGTTGGACCGAGTTTTTCTGTTTTGGTAAACACAATCACAAATGGCAATCCTTTCTCGCCCAGATTATACATAAAATCGAGGTCAATTTTTTGCGGCTCAATGCGAGAATCGACCAGCACAAAAATACACAGTAAATTGGGTCGGCTAGTCAGATAGCCATCAATCAGAGCTGCAAATTTCTCGCGCTCAGTTTTACTTACCTGCGCATAACCGTAGCCAGGCAAATCGACCAGATACCATTCATTGTCGATCACAAAGTGATTGATCAACTGGGTCTTACCCGGTTTCCCTGAAATTTTAGCCAGCGATGAACGGCCGGTCAGCATATTAATCAGTGACGATTTCCCTACATTAGAACGGCCAATGAAAGCGTACTCGGGCCGGTCGGGCTTAGGGCATTTGGCTGGATCAGAATTACTGACAAAGAACTCAGCTTGTTTAACGGGCATAGCAATGATGGCTGAAACGAGTACAAAGGTCGGAAAGAATAAGGAAAATGGCACACTGTTTGCCTTTTGAGAAAGTGCGTATTAATTTGCTTATTCAACACCGGTAGAAACGAAAATGCCCATCCGGTGCGTTATTCATCCGAAACTCAAAAATCACCGGTGTACCGGTCCGAGCATGAAAAAAGTTATTTGGTTATTAACCATTCTATTCGTCGGATTTAGCTACTCAGCCACACAGGCCATTTCTGCTGGCGATCATAAACCAGCCCCTAAAGAAGATAGTGAGGGAATCCAGTTTACCGATGCTGCGTGGAAAGACATTCTTAAGAAGGCAAAAGCGGAAAAGAAAGTAATTTTTCTGGACGCCTATGCAAGCTGGTGCGGTCCCTGCAAGCTTCTTCAGAAGAATGTATTTACCAAAAAAGCGGTGGGTGAAGTCTATAATGCCAAGTTTATCAACGTAAAAATGGATATGGAAAAAGGGGAAGGGCCTGCTCTGTCGCAGGTTTACCCACTGGAAGCTTATCCAACGTTATTGTTCATTGATAGCAATGGCAAAATACTGAAAAAGGTAATCGGGCTTCAAACTCCTGAAAATCTGATCGCTATCGGTAAGAGCGTGAAGTAATCTGAACGTTGCTTCACTTATCATTGTCGAAGGGCCGATTTTAGCAAATCGGCCCTTCGGCTTTTTAGGACTTTTGTTTGGAAACGAAACAGAGCCGTGCCACGGTTAACCATCGCTTATTGATGAACCGTGGCACGGCTCTGTTGTCTCCAAATTTACCTTCATCAATCGCGATTTCACCACGACATACATACTGGCCAGTACGCTTAAAATGATAGCGGCTAGGGTTAGTTGATTGACTAAAGGCCGGTGGAGCGCAGCCAAAACCAACCCATTGATCCCTAGTTGTACGAGGGCATACAAAGCAGATACGCGCAGGTGAGACCAGTGTTTTTTATGCACAAGCAGTTGGAACAAATGAAGTCGGTGGGCCTGAAAAATATTGTGTCGTAAATAGAGCCGGTGCGTAATTGTCAGAACACTATCGATACCATATACAGCTAAAAACAGGGTTGGCAGATAGGTCTGACTAGCCTTAATAAACACAATTAACGCATATAGGATAATAAAGGCGATGGATACACTACCTACGTCCCCGGCAAAACAGATGGCCCTGGATCGCGCATTGAAGTAGCTGAAAATGAGCACTGCAACGAGAGTAAATGGCAATAGTGCGTTGTTTATAGCCCCTTCTGGTAGGTGCTGTAGGTAGGCATACCAGAATGTTCCAACCGTAACAAGGCTATAAAAAGCAGTGATACCGTTGATGCCATCCATGAAGTTATAGGCGTTCAGAATGCCAACGCCAATTATCAATAGGACTCCCATCATCCAGAATTCGAGGTCGAAACCAGTTGTCTGGTAAAGCATCAAACCAATCCCGATAAAGTGCATACTAATCCGGTATCGATTTGCCAGCGAGTGAAGATCATCCAGAAAACTTATTGCGGCTACCAACGACAGTCCCGCAAAAAAGTAAGGAAAGTCAAAATAAGTAAAGACGAACGCACCCCAGGCCGCAATCCAGAAGAGAACTCCTCCACCCCTGATGGTCGTCTGACCTCTATGTGAGCTTCGCTCATTGGGCCTATCGACAATGCCAAAATACTGCGCTAAACGCAGGTAGGACACTTCGCTGGCAACCAGCAAGGCAGTCAGAAACGCATAACCAATGAGGGTCATTTGAAGCTATCAAGGACAGAGCGTGGATTCCAGTTCAGGTGCTGGCGAGCGGCTTCATCCGAAAAAGTTAGCGAGCCCGTCAATTTTTGCAGAGCAGCGGAGTCAAGTGGAAACCTGCGACCAATAAGAGCGTTTATACCATCACCGACATAAGCAATCGCTTTGGAAAAGCTCAGTGGAATCGACGGAATACGGTTTCTGCCAACGGTACGGGCAATGGCGTCTTCGAGCTCACGAACACTTGGATGCCGCCCATCGGTAAGGTTATAGATACCAGAAACCGACGCAGCCCGAATGATAACAGCAGCCACATCGTCGGCCCGAACCATACTCCGACGGGTTAAACCAGCACCGATCCGCACATAATAGCCTCGACGTATGCCTTTCAGCATGGCAGCCAGATTACCGGTAGGCTGTTCAGCTACTACGAGCGGTAACCGCAAAATTGTTACCCGAACGCCATTCTTTACCCCCCATGCCTGCACGACGGCTTCTGCCTTAACCTTACTGTAGCCATAAGCATCCTTGGCATCGAGTGATGTCTGTTCGTTGAGGTGCTTTCCCTCCGAGCGTCCATACACCAGCACAGTACTGATGTGAACGATCGATTGCGGCAAAACCGGTAATTTTTCTAGTGAAGCCAGTAACCGGGCCGTACCCTGCACGTTCACTCGTTCATAATCGGCCAGCTCCTGTGAATTGCGTGGTACAGAATGGGCCTTGCCTGCAGCATTAACGACAACATCGAAGGAATGGCCTATCAGATCAGGGGCTTCTTTTGCTAAATCGCAAACAATATGGCGACTACCACTAAGCTGCCGACCCAGTGTCGTTACCGAGTTATCAGGCTCAAGTTCTTTCAGAATCCGGCTCCCCAGAAAACCGGAAGCGCCTGTCAGCAGAATAGTCATAGGGCCGACGTTTCAGAATGATTAACCGAAGGCACAACGTTAAGAATCTGTCTGGCCATAGCGGCCATGATTGCCCGTCGCTGAAATCTGGCCACAAAAGCAGTGCGATAGGCCGTTCGGTAAGGCGTCGCGCGCAGTTGCGTCACCAGCTTATTCACATTACCGGGGTCGAACAGAATGCTGTTTTCAATGTATTCCAGCACAAATTGGGCGGCATAGCCCGCTACACCAGCTATAACCGGCTTATCGGTGGCTCCGTATTCAAATAATTTAGAGGGCAGAACACGTTTAAACGCATCAAGATCATTAAGATGAACAAACAGATAATCAGCCTTTTGGTACTCGCGCAGTAACTCTTTCCGGCCTACAGGTTTGCGTAATTCGACATTCAGAACACCCTCAATCTGAATAACAGCCTCTAGTTTAGCCTTTGCTCCGCCGTCGCCAATGACGATAAATCGATAGGCATCGCCCAACAGTCGGGCCGCCTGTGGAATGATTTTATGTAGCCCCTGTCCTTCGCCAATGTTACCGGCATAAAGAATTAATTTTTCCAGAGTAATCCGACCTGTCGAAGGTGTAAGTGAAAGAAATTCATCGTCAATCCCATTCGTAAAATAACTGTAGGTTGCCTGTGGATAGGGATTAAAATACGATCTAAACCCTTCTGAAACCAGGTTCATGTGCTTCGCATAGCTGAACGTATAACGCTCAACGACGCTCAGGACCAGATTCAGGCCGAAGCGCCAAAATTGGCCCCAACGATTTCTAACCATCTCCAGAATTGTTTCGCGAAATAGATCCCGAATATCGAGGACTAAGGGAAGGAATTTACCGCGTGCTAATCGCGCTCCCAGAAAAGCAGTAAACAATCGTGACGAAGACGCAACGACCAAATCGTACTGTTGCCCATTTGTCAGTCGATGAGCCGTTCTATAATAAGTCAGAAACGAACGCATCTGGTCAACATATCCACTGGCATGAGTCGGAACGGCAACGCGGTCGATTCGCACCCGGCAGCTTAGATTGCCTCCTCTTTCTTCATGGCCAGGAGCGGCCAGCTTAAACGACTGGTAGCGGTTCGGCTGCGTCGTAACTACGTGAATCAGGTCTCCTGATGTAAGCTGGCTAGCTAGTTCTTCCACTAACGGCGTATTTCGAAATGAGCCAGCGCAAAGATCAGGTTCGAAATAAAAAGTCAGGTATAAAATTCTCATTCATTGTGGGTTACGATGGTATGCAGGTAATTCGTAAACGTAATTTCCAGGCAATGCCCAGACCGCAATCGGTTGAAGCCATCAGCCATCGAATAGGGCTTTAGCACGAGTTTCGGCGTTGTATCCGATAAAAACCTTAGCTCTATCGGCCCAGCTATCACATGGTCGGTATATGATCTCACCAACACATCGGGATGAAAGTGCAAACGGGCAACATAGAATAGCCTAGTTTTACAATCGACTTTGTGACCTATAATTCGATCCAAGATACTAAACTTTAGTGATTCTATTTCCCAGTTTCGAACATGCGTTATGCCAAGGCTACGGTAGCCGTCATGGTGAGCAGCAATTCCCACGTCACTTTCCCTGCGTATTGCTACGTGCGCTCGCCGTCCAACCCGAAACCCGCCCCAAACTTCCGATGAGTTGTATGCACTGATTTCTACCGTGTTATGCGCAGCCGTGCTCCGCTCCCATGCCCGACGCGACCCA
This window harbors:
- the yihA gene encoding ribosome biogenesis GTP-binding protein YihA/YsxC — its product is MPVKQAEFFVSNSDPAKCPKPDRPEYAFIGRSNVGKSSLINMLTGRSSLAKISGKPGKTQLINHFVIDNEWYLVDLPGYGYAQVSKTEREKFAALIDGYLTSRPNLLCIFVLVDSRIEPQKIDLDFMYNLGEKGLPFVIVFTKTEKLGPTKLQATLDTYRAKLLETWEEAPQFFVTSAVTAAGREEILSFIRPLNQEYRK
- a CDS encoding thioredoxin family protein, with protein sequence MKKVIWLLTILFVGFSYSATQAISAGDHKPAPKEDSEGIQFTDAAWKDILKKAKAEKKVIFLDAYASWCGPCKLLQKNVFTKKAVGEVYNAKFINVKMDMEKGEGPALSQVYPLEAYPTLLFIDSNGKILKKVIGLQTPENLIAIGKSVK
- a CDS encoding MraY family glycosyltransferase is translated as MTLIGYAFLTALLVASEVSYLRLAQYFGIVDRPNERSSHRGQTTIRGGGVLFWIAAWGAFVFTYFDFPYFFAGLSLVAAISFLDDLHSLANRYRISMHFIGIGLMLYQTTGFDLEFWMMGVLLIIGVGILNAYNFMDGINGITAFYSLVTVGTFWYAYLQHLPEGAINNALLPFTLVAVLIFSYFNARSRAICFAGDVGSVSIAFIILYALIVFIKASQTYLPTLFLAVYGIDSVLTITHRLYLRHNIFQAHRLHLFQLLVHKKHWSHLRVSALYALVQLGINGLVLAALHRPLVNQLTLAAIILSVLASMYVVVKSRLMKVNLETTEPCHGSSISDG
- a CDS encoding NAD-dependent epimerase/dehydratase family protein → MTILLTGASGFLGSRILKELEPDNSVTTLGRQLSGSRHIVCDLAKEAPDLIGHSFDVVVNAAGKAHSVPRNSQELADYERVNVQGTARLLASLEKLPVLPQSIVHISTVLVYGRSEGKHLNEQTSLDAKDAYGYSKVKAEAVVQAWGVKNGVRVTILRLPLVVAEQPTGNLAAMLKGIRRGYYVRIGAGLTRRSMVRADDVAAVIIRAASVSGIYNLTDGRHPSVRELEDAIARTVGRNRIPSIPLSFSKAIAYVGDGINALIGRRFPLDSAALQKLTGSLTFSDEAARQHLNWNPRSVLDSFK
- a CDS encoding glycosyltransferase family 4 protein, translated to MRILYLTFYFEPDLCAGSFRNTPLVEELASQLTSGDLIHVVTTQPNRYQSFKLAAPGHEERGGNLSCRVRIDRVAVPTHASGYVDQMRSFLTYYRTAHRLTNGQQYDLVVASSSRLFTAFLGARLARGKFLPLVLDIRDLFRETILEMVRNRWGQFWRFGLNLVLSVVERYTFSYAKHMNLVSEGFRSYFNPYPQATYSYFTNGIDDEFLSLTPSTGRITLEKLILYAGNIGEGQGLHKIIPQAARLLGDAYRFIVIGDGGAKAKLEAVIQIEGVLNVELRKPVGRKELLREYQKADYLFVHLNDLDAFKRVLPSKLFEYGATDKPVIAGVAGYAAQFVLEYIENSILFDPGNVNKLVTQLRATPYRTAYRTAFVARFQRRAIMAAMARQILNVVPSVNHSETSAL